In the Dolichospermum flos-aquae CCAP 1403/13F genome, GACGATCAATCCTTCCTAGATGATGAGCAAATAGGCAAAGGATTCGCTCTATTATGTGTTACCTATCCTCGGTCTAACTCTACAATCAAGACTCACCAAGAACCTTATCTTGCTTAATACAATATCTGTCAGGGTTTAGCATTACTGAACTCTTTCAATTTCACAATGATGGAGGATGTTTATCATCTTTCATCATTTCAATTTTCGCTTTTTATTTTGATAATCCAATGTTTACTCCTTTTACTATTATGGGTTGTTCTTTAGAATTGATGAAAGCAGGCGATTGTGGGATAGTTACTATTTGTCAAAGTCAAGATGAGATAATTAGAAAAAAGCTCATATTAATGGGCATTAAAACAGGGAATACCATTACTGTAGAACAGCAATTTCCGACTTTTGTGATTAAATCTGGTGGTTTATCTATGACTATAGATCGGGAAATAGCACGGGCTATTTATGTGCGAGTGATTGAGGGGTGAAAGGATTGATTATTAACTTTTGTTTAAATTGTGATTTAAAATACGAAAATACTGTATTGTCTAAATTAGGTATTACTAATTAATTTAAATCCAAAATTATGTGTTTGAGTGATATAATTAATGAGTTAGATTGTTGAATGTCATGTTTTGAGAGGCTTTGTTAGGTTTTAAGTAGGTGGACGTGAAATAACCAAAATGTGTAACGATATGTAAATTTACCTCAATGCGTTATTGTAGTTGAGTTTTAGCCATTTCACAAAACGAAATATATTTTGATTTTCCTCCGCCCACCTACTTACTGATGTTCAAACCAACGGCAAAAACTATTACTTACCACTTGAGAATATATGATAGAACGAGAAATACTGAATCGTATTACTACAAATCCCAAAGTAATGGCTGGAAAACCGACAATTAAGGGTACACGCTTAACCGTCGAGTATATTCTTAATCTCCTTGCACACGGTGCAACAGTCATAGAAATTTTGGAAGAATATGAAGGTTTAGTAGAAGCAGATATTCGAGCTTGTTTATTATTTGCATCTCGCTCTCTAGAAAGTACCAGTTTCATGCCTTTGATTGCGGAGATTGCCTAGATGCGATTTTTAGTAGATGAAAATACAGGTGTGACTGTCGCTCGCTGGTTACTTGAAAAAGGTCATGAAGTTTTCTCAGTTTATGAACAAGCACGGGGAATAGATGATGACACAATTATTCAAAAGGCTTTTGATGAAAATTGGATTTTAATAACTAGCGACAAAGATTTTGGCGAAAAAGTTTATCGGGATCAATACCCTCATCGGGGTGTGATTCTTCTGCGTTTGGAAAATGAACGTTCTGCAAATAAAATCTATATTTTACAACAGGTATTAGAGCAGCACAAGGAACAGTTAGCAGATAGTTTTGTGGTAGTCACTGAAACTCAGATTAGATTTGCCAGGATAAGATAATTTTTTCAATTTTTGTTGCAAAATCGAAGATTGCCACAGCCTAGCCAACCATATCTTAAACCTAAAACAAAAGATGTTAAAATACTATAAAGTTAGAGAGATTAAATAATATGAGCTATCAAGATATTATTACCATTGAGCCAGATAAGCGGGGTGGTAAACCTTGTATTCGCCGGATGAGAATCACAGTTTATGATGTTTTAGGTTGGTTAGCATCTGGTATGTCTTATGCAGAGATATTAGAAGATTTTCCAGAATTAACAGAAGACGATATTAGAGCTTGTCTAGAATTTGCTGCTGACCGTGAACATCGTTTAGTTGCTACGGTAGGTGCGGCTTGAAATTGCTTTTTGACCAAAATTTGAGTCGTAAATTAATAACTCGATTAGCAGATATTTTTTCTGATTCTAGTCATGTTCAGCTTCATGATTTAGCAGAAAAAACTTGATCACCAAACAGGTAGTCATATTCGATTGACAACTCAAGAAAATGGTAAACATCACATTACTATTCCTAATCATAGTCCAATTAAAATTGGGACTCTTAGTGCCATTTTACGTGATATTGATAACCATTTTAATTTTACCCGCGATGAATGCCTAACTCAATTATTTGAATAGTGGTTGACTGTGTTGGAATCAAAAGCAATTTAATTTTCACAAAAATTCAAGTTGATTTTTCATATCTCCTGGTTCAAGTGTTTCCCAAATCAGAATTAAAGTATTTAAAATTTCACCAATTGAACGGCGTTTCTGATCACAATACGTAATTCCTGCATGAGTTATACCGCTACGATGAAGAATAACAAAATCATCATCATGAGTAATCAATATCCGATTTTCAGATAACGCAAAAGCAATTTGTTCTCTGTCTGATACACCCATTAATCCGGTTTCTGACGTTGTAGTAACATTGATTCCTCGACGATGTAAACCTAACGCGATCGCATTACTAACACTTTCATCTAAATGAAATTTAATTCTCTCTATCATTGCGTTTTTTCAGTTTTTGTTGCAGAATCGAAGGAGTTTGTGCTTGAATTTCTTGGATTAAAGCCTCTGATTCTGATATTTGTTGCCTAATTTCTTCCCGATGATCATGATAGTATGCTAAAGCAGCATAGACATCAGACAAGGTAATACTAGGATAATGGTAGAGAATTTCATCAGGAGACATTCCCATTTGTTCATGCCAAATCACAATATCCTGAACTCGAATCCGATGTCCAGCAATGCGAGGTTTTCCTCCACAAATACCAGGAGTGATTTCAATATGTTCTTTGATTACGTTGACGGACATACTATTATCAAGAGAATTATTTGCTCTAATTATATCACTATTTTATTAGGTAGGTGCATATTGTCGTTTGAGTATCTTACAAAGATTTGGACTATTACTGTACCTTTAGCTCTATTTGAAATTATTTAATTTTTGACTTGTTGGAAAGTTTTATAATTTCTACAAACAACCTCTAAACAAATATCTCCTTCCAAACGAAAATAAATTAGCGATTGTAAATTAGTGTTAATTATTCCAGTTTGATTGACAAATGGATAGGATGATAAAAATTCCGGGATATTATCTTCAATTTTTTTGAATTCAACTTCTCCTACCCAAAAACAGATATCTTCATCATTTGCATTTAGAGGTTGGGAAAAAACCAGGTGAATAATTTGGTAAAATTCAATGGCTACATCATCAGCTTCAGGTCCAAACGTAAAATCAAGACGTAATCCCAGGTTTTGAGGATTTAAAGAAATACCAACTAAGTCAGCACTTTTTAAATCTTCGAGAAATGTGGTGAGGTTTTGTGTAATTGTTGTTGTCATAGATTTACAATTATAAGAGCTTGTCTATTATTCCCATTTGACTCTTATATAAGTGCGTTGTCAGAAAGCACAACGCACTTATATCGTAGCGTGCCTTCTCTACAATCCCCAATCTACAACTAGCAAACGCGGATCAAACTCTCGCAATAAACGCACCAGTTCTTTTAAATCATTAATAGAATTTACACAGACGCAACCCGCACTACCAGGACTGTGTCCGTCTTTAATCCAGTTCCAATCAGCATGAAATCCAAATGCGTCACGGTCATCTGATTGCTTACCAACGAAGGGAACCCATACAGGACCAAGTCCGTTGTTTTGGTGTGGATGGGATGCGTTATAATTATCTTTACCTCCTGCCCAGTCAATATCGCCGATAATATAGCTACCTTGAGGAATTGGCTGTAGACTACCTGGAAAACTGTCAGGATCGCTAAATAGTAAGAAACGCTGCGCTCCTGGTGCGCCAGATACAACCGCTAGGGATTCAACCACACCTCGTGTGGGATGTACAAACTCCAATTTACACAATTTCAATCCTTCATACGCATCTTTACTGGTGCGTGTAAGGCGACAGTAAACGCCTCTATCCGGTGTAGGAGCAGGAACAAGTCCCCGCGCTCGTCTTAGAGCATTTTCGATCGCTCTTTTGGTTTCTTGTCCGACCTTACCATCAATTTTGCTTAAAGCCTCACGTCTTTGCAGCAGTTCAACAGCACTTTTGGTAATATCATTAAACTCATTTGGCTGCGAAGTCATCCGCAGGAATCCCAATCCTGCAAGAGCGCAATTGAGGATATAGCAATCATCTCCGACATCACCCTTGACAATTAATGCACTGGTAAATGGTAGAGGTACAGGAGCAGGGTGATAGGGACGTTCTTCTACTGATGAAGTAGTAGGGGTTGTAGTTGGGACTGAAGTGGAACTTGCAGAATTTCCCACAGAAGGATTTAACCCGTCTCTTCGGAATAGAGCTTCTTCATCATTACGACGATTGACTAATCCTGGCAAAACTGTTCTAGTACCATTGTCTGTACCATGTACCCAACGGTCAAATTCGCGGGCTGCACCTTCGTAATCTACGTCATTATTCAGTTTTCGTAATAGTGTTGACTCACCAAATGCTCCAATGCCAATGTTATAAACAAAGGAAACTAAGGCATCAAACATACCTTGTGTTAAAGCTGCTCGACAAAGCTGATCAACATCTTCTGCTGCTTGTTCAACTTCCATCTTCAACCAGCGTTCTGCTGTTGTTAGATTGATAACATCACCGGGCTGAATGGGTCTGTTCAAATCCAAGTGTTCTATAGAACCGAACCCAATCGTCCATATTCCAACTGGATCTTTATACGCTTCAATCAAACCATCAGGGCGCTTCTTGTGCAACCCCTCCCATTTTTTAATTAAACTAAAACACTCGTTACTTGGTTTCATGCGTTTAACTCTAGGCTAAAGTTCTTTTGAGATCATCTTCAAATTTTTTGATATACCTCCAGTAATTTTGAGGGTTCACAAAAAATAAGATGTGTTAAAAGGTACTAAGTTTCCTTTTGTTTTTCACCCACTTTACACCACTTACCCAAACCTGAAAAGCGGAAAAAAGCGGATCGCAAAAAAAAATTACAAACAGACGGAAAAAAGCGGAAATATACGGATAAAGTCTGCTATCATTACTTGTGTCGCGTTACATTTTTAGCCATGCAGGTTAACGAACTACTACAACTTGTGGATGAGGCTGTCTATCTCAACACAGGCAATCATCTCAATGACTTGCAGCGTGGAGTTATTGAGGGGACACTCAAGCATCAAAAGTATGCTGATATTGCCGAAAATTGTGGTTGTAGCGCGGGTCATGCAAAAGATGTAGGTTACGAACTTTTAAAAATGTTATCTGATATTTTTGATGAACCAGTTGATAAAAGTAATCTTAAATCAGTTCTAGAACGACAGGGAAATGTGAATATTTCTTTGGTTAATAATAGTAGTAATATATTTGGAAATGGCTGTATAAATATTGGTTCTAAACAACCTAAAACTAAACCAGATAAAAGTCATGCTGGTAATTCTAAACTAAAGCAAAAAGATCAGAATAAAACTCAGGGCAAACGCACCTAAATTCTGTAATCCATGCCCAGCAAGGGTTTTAACTTTTAGTTACAAAACTTAACAATCGTCAAAACCTTTGTCCAGTAAGCATTCTAAAAATAAGATGCGCTTGCCCTGGAATAAAACTCAGATAGAAAAAATTGATAAATTACGGTATTTTGGCTTAAATGATGAGCAAATTGCAGAGGTATTAGAGTTACCTTTAGAG is a window encoding:
- a CDS encoding ferrous iron transport protein A, with translation MFTPFTIMGCSLELMKAGDCGIVTICQSQDEIIRKKLILMGIKTGNTITVEQQFPTFVIKSGGLSMTIDREIARAIYVRVIEG
- a CDS encoding DUF433 domain-containing protein, translating into MIEREILNRITTNPKVMAGKPTIKGTRLTVEYILNLLAHGATVIEILEEYEGLVEADIRACLLFASRSLESTSFMPLIAEIA
- a CDS encoding DUF5615 family PIN-like protein, with the protein product MRFLVDENTGVTVARWLLEKGHEVFSVYEQARGIDDDTIIQKAFDENWILITSDKDFGEKVYRDQYPHRGVILLRLENERSANKIYILQQVLEQHKEQLADSFVVVTETQIRFARIR
- a CDS encoding DUF433 domain-containing protein, which gives rise to MSYQDIITIEPDKRGGKPCIRRMRITVYDVLGWLASGMSYAEILEDFPELTEDDIRACLEFAADREHRLVATVGAA
- a CDS encoding DUF5615 family PIN-like protein, yielding MLFDQNLSRKLITRLADIFSDSSHVQLHDLAEKT
- a CDS encoding type II toxin-antitoxin system HicA family toxin: MTTQENGKHHITIPNHSPIKIGTLSAILRDIDNHFNFTRDECLTQLFE
- a CDS encoding DUF5615 family PIN-like protein, whose translation is MIERIKFHLDESVSNAIALGLHRRGINVTTTSETGLMGVSDREQIAFALSENRILITHDDDFVILHRSGITHAGITYCDQKRRSIGEILNTLILIWETLEPGDMKNQLEFL
- a CDS encoding DUF433 domain-containing protein, with amino-acid sequence MSVNVIKEHIEITPGICGGKPRIAGHRIRVQDIVIWHEQMGMSPDEILYHYPSITLSDVYAALAYYHDHREEIRQQISESEALIQEIQAQTPSILQQKLKKRNDREN
- a CDS encoding glycoside hydrolase family protein, producing the protein MKPSNECFSLIKKWEGLHKKRPDGLIEAYKDPVGIWTIGFGSIEHLDLNRPIQPGDVINLTTAERWLKMEVEQAAEDVDQLCRAALTQGMFDALVSFVYNIGIGAFGESTLLRKLNNDVDYEGAAREFDRWVHGTDNGTRTVLPGLVNRRNDEEALFRRDGLNPSVGNSASSTSVPTTTPTTSSVEERPYHPAPVPLPFTSALIVKGDVGDDCYILNCALAGLGFLRMTSQPNEFNDITKSAVELLQRREALSKIDGKVGQETKRAIENALRRARGLVPAPTPDRGVYCRLTRTSKDAYEGLKLCKLEFVHPTRGVVESLAVVSGAPGAQRFLLFSDPDSFPGSLQPIPQGSYIIGDIDWAGGKDNYNASHPHQNNGLGPVWVPFVGKQSDDRDAFGFHADWNWIKDGHSPGSAGCVCVNSINDLKELVRLLREFDPRLLVVDWGL